Below is a genomic region from Desulfobaccales bacterium.
GGGAAGGTGGCCGCCTGCCCCGCCCGGCCTATTGCATCCTGATTTTGCAGACAAGGGAGGCCTCCCTATGGAAGTGAAGACCATTCTCTGGCCCACCGACCTGTCCAAGAACTCCCTCAAGGCCCTGCGGCATGTGGTGTCTTTGGCCGATAAATACGGTGCCAAGGTGGTGGTGCTCTATGTGGGCACCGATCTGGGCAGCATGCTTGCCGCCTATGGCTACCCCAACCAGGAACACCTGCAGCATTTCCGGGAATGGGAACTCAAACACGCCCGGGAGCAGATGCAGCAATTGTGTGAGCCGCA
It encodes:
- a CDS encoding universal stress protein; this encodes MEVKTILWPTDLSKNSLKALRHVVSLADKYGAKVVVLYVGTDLGSMLAAYGYPNQEHLQHFREWELKHAREQMQQLCEPHLKACQALEIKLVEGDAATEILKTANEVKADMIVLTTHGRGHGELDQRTPAFGSVAAKVIRGAKVPIHIVNPFMES